tatatatatacacacattacacatacatatatatttaaatataaattaaatttatagttttatatatatcaCTCTATTAATTTTGGtccactatatacaaatttacaactatatctatacgtactagcccaaccacgccaataaaaaaattaatatcaaaACCTAAAAGTTAAATCCTAAACCGATAAACGACAAGCTGCTCATCATCTTAGtgtttcatgtcgttaccctaagtcgaCCGTCTCCTGCTCTCAATGTAATTGTTCGTGCAAAATATATTCATCGCCTCATCGGCCACAGcattgttattcataagaaaaatattatgtcATGAAACGTGCgtgtttttaaagacataaaaacttgagaccaaacattgtcactatctctctcAGCGAATTTCAATCGGGCGACACGGAtgtccaaatcgctcgaacttcgctcgacgctcgctcggaatatttgttgctcgaaaaatgctcgcttgatttgaggctcggttttaaatgagccgctccgctcggttcggtttgtaaacgagccaagcatgagcaaaggtctgctcggttcggctcggctcgtgaacagccctactTAGGGAAATAGATAAATTGAAACATAGAATGTTTAAATCAATTAAGCCTAATTTATTGTATTGAAGAGGAGTAACTAGCGGCTAGAGTGATAACAATTTGCAACAAGTGAAGCtagaaaaaataaattttatccAAACATATTTATACGCAAACTACATATAGCGTAAAAAATTAACTCAGCCAACTGCCCAACTATAAATTTCTTAATTCATTTGACCGTGTAAAGGAGGGTTTATAGAAAAATATAATTAAAAGGGCCCTAACTTTTTAGTTCATTTAGGGTCTCCAAAAACATTAGGTCGCCCTTGCCACAGGCACATCTTGGATTTATAGATGAACAAGGTCTCTTATGTTCATTGGAAGCGTGAATTTTCGCGATCCGCTATATACAAGGTCAATAAGCATATGAGACACCATTTCAGTAGGATGATAGAGATCCCAGAATAGATGATCACTTCTATTGGAGCAATATGTGGAAATTGGGAGGCAAGGAATTTCTGCATTCAATTTGCCATTTCCACAACAAGCTTCTTTTATCTCGGAAAAACCTGAAATAAAATCAATATTATTAGTTTTCAACATTCCAAAACATGCAATAATGTATTTGATCAAATAATGTCATTAGATAGTAGCAAGTACCATAATTTTGAGGATCTTGGATGAGGTTATTCATGGCAAGGTATGTGTCAAAGTAAGAATAGTTGATATCCGGTGATTGTGTCTTCAACTTCTTTAGCAAATTCTTTAGACGTACATTGTACATTTTCGACCAGTAATTTGCTGCTGCGTTGCATCCATAGGTTGTGTTCATCTGCAACCTTTGTTCCGGGCAACATCCAATCACTCCAACTCCAGATACCGCGAATCTACGTGCTCCCAGCCCATACAACCTCTGCAATCATATCAAGTTAACAATTTAATCATCATATTTCAACCATTAATGTGTCTTGTTTTGCAACCTATATGTGTGCCTTAACAAAGTAAGGGTTAAGTATTTACATTCATAAGTTGTTTAAGGGTGGAAGCCATAAGATCAACGTATTGTCCTGGGGTGTATTGCTTTGAGACGTGGGAATCTTTGTCGAAGTAAGTTAAGAGATCATTGCTTCCGATCACAATCACAAATAGAGATTTATTCAAGTGAGTGTTGGCGCGAGCTGAACCCATTTCTTGAATCAACTGATTATGCACAAGAG
The Helianthus annuus cultivar XRQ/B chromosome 6, HanXRQr2.0-SUNRISE, whole genome shotgun sequence genome window above contains:
- the LOC110944494 gene encoding GDSL esterase/lipase At5g55050 produces the protein MATSSNGLQLATLFLGVLLFGTAGYLCESVPGIYTFGDSLVDVGNNNFLSGSMLKADFPPHGIDFPMGIATGRFSNGKNAADFLAEKVGLPTAPPYLSLVSTGSGTKLNSAMVTGVSFASGGAGILDGTNGIFEPIALTQQVEYYSLVHNQLIQEMGSARANTHLNKSLFVIVIGSNDLLTYFDKDSHVSKQYTPGQYVDLMASTLKQLMNRLYGLGARRFAVSGVGVIGCCPEQRLQMNTTYGCNAAANYWSKMYNVRLKNLLKKLKTQSPDINYSYFDTYLAMNNLIQDPQNYGFSEIKEACCGNGKLNAEIPCLPISTYCSNRSDHLFWDLYHPTEMVSHMLIDLVYSGSRKFTLPMNIRDLVHL